The following is a genomic window from bacterium.
TCGTCAACGCCTCCGGCTACGTGGGGTTCGACGGCGAGACCGACGTCGTGCTGTTCCAGCGGATCTGCCCGCACCTGGGCTGCATCTTCAACTTCATCCCGGACTGGCACGAGGTCACGGCCGGCTACGGCGGGTTCGTCCCGCCGAAGTGGGAGCAGCACTCGCTCATGGCGTGCCCCTGCCACCTCAGCATCTACGACCCGACGTACCCGAACGACCCCGGCAACGTGATCTCGGGCCCGGCCCCGCGGGGCGCCCGCTACTTCAAGTTCGAGATCAAGGGCCAGGACATCGTCGTCAGCGGCGCGGAGACCGGCGGCATCGCCGAGTGCCCGACGGCCGGCCGCGTGGAGGCCTGACGCGTGGAATCGGTGCTGGCCAATCTCCGGGAGTGGCTGCAGGATCGCAAGCAGCACCTGGATCTGTTCGACGAGACCAAGACCGCGCTGCAGGACAACCCGCTCTACATCGTGGGGGGGTTGGTCTGGCTGTCGTGGATGGTCGTCATCGTCACCGGCATCATTCTGATGGTCTGGTACATCCCCACGACCACCGGTGCCTACCGATCGATCCTGCATCTGACGGAAGACATCCCGTTCGGCTGGCTCATGCGCGGTATGCACAAGTACGGCGCCGACATGCTCGTCATTACGATCACGATCCGGATCTACCGCATGTACTTCGCCGGAGAATACAAGAAGCCGGGCGAGCTGTCATGGATGATTCTCTTCGCCTCGCTCGTGCTGGCGATGATCTCGGGGATCACCGGCTACGCGCTGATCTGGAACCAGCGGGCGTTCTGGGCGGCCAAGACGGTGCTCACTGTGCCGACCTACTACGACGAGATTCCGGGGCTGGGCAAACTCGGCATCGGGCACGCGATCGCCTACATCTTCCTCGGCGGGCCGGCGCTCGGGCAGGCGACCCTGACCCGGTTTTACTCAATCCACTACGGCATCTCGGTCGTGTTTGTGATCCTGGCCGAGATCTTCTTCTATCGGACGCGGCGGCGCCGGGTCAACCTGTCGTTCTTCACGATCGGGCTCGTGCTCGCGTTCCTGGCGTACGTCAGCTTCGATCAGCTGGCGGCGATGGGACGGTGGGCCAATCCCAACCGGACGCCGCTGCCGATCCTGTCGGACTGGTACTTCCTCGCGCTGTATCAAGTGGTCAAGTACATGCCGCCGCTGTGGGCCGGCATCGCCCCGGGCCTCCTGATCGGCTACGGCATGATCGTGCCGTTTCTCGACCGGACCAAGGAGACGCGGCCGCTCGAGCGCCCGTTCTTCTTCGTGGTCGGCGTCTACGCCCTCGCGATGTTCGTCGGCTTCACGGCGCTCATCATGCTCAACATCGCCGTGATCAGCCGCGACCCGCCGATCATCTTCGCGATCACGGTCGTTGTGATCTCGCTCGCCTTCATCTGGGAGATGCTGCACCGGCGGCGGAAGGCGGCCGCGCGCCCGGCGCCGCGGGGCCAGGCCGTGCGCCCGGCCGCGGCGTCGTAACATGTCGAAGCGCAAGCTGACCTTTTGGGGGCTGTTGATCGTCGCGGTCCTGGCGTTGAGCGAGTTCCTCGCGGCGTGGCGGGACTGGCGGGCGGTGCCGACGCTCGAACACGCCGCGGCGGTGACGGTGCTGGGGGTGGGACTGCTGGCGGCCATGGGATGGCTCGGGTTCCTGCTGTACGAGGTCGATCGGGCGGCCGGCCGGATCCGGCATCAGGTCGGCGTCTACGAGTGGGTGATCGCGATGCGGAGGGGCGCGGGCCGATGAACGACCGCGAGGCGCGCTACAGTGTCTGGATCGTGATCCTCGCCCTCGTCAGCCTGGCGGCCGTCCTGGCGATCGCCTGGGGCGAGGTCGCGGGGCAGCGCCTCGTCGGCGGCGCCGCGGTCGGGGTGATCCTGCTGGCGTATTCGTTCATCCTGCTCTTTCTGCGCAAGGGAGGGTTCACGGGTGTATAGCCGGGCGCTCGCCCGCCTGCTGGACTGGACGCTCCGGCTCGACGTGGCGATCAACCGCGTCTACCCGGAGGACTTCAATCCGCTCTACTACACCGGCGGGCTCTCCAACCTGTTCCTGACGGTGCTGGTCCTGTCCGGTATCTTCCTGTTCCTGTACTACATCCCTTCGTTCAACGACGCCTATATCTCGGTGCAGTTCATCACGGACACGGTGCCGTACGGGCAGATCATCCGCGGGATCCACCGCTACGCCGCGGACGGCTTCATGATCGCGGTGCTCCTGCACTTTTTCCGCAACTGGTTCACAGACCGGTTCCGGTTCTCGCGCGACGAACCGTGGATCAGCGGGATGATGCTGCTCCTGTTCGCCGGCTTCCTCGGCGTGACCGGGTACGTGCTGGTGTGGGATCAGCGCAGCCAGCTCCTCGTCGCCATGACCGGGCGGACGCTCGGGGCGGTGCCGTGGATCGGCGGGTGGCTCGAGACCCAGTGGCAGGGCAGCGCCGGCGTCTCCAATCTGCTGCTGCCCCGGATGCTCTACCTTCACGTCGGGCCGGCGGTCATGCTCTACATCCTGCTGTGGTGGCACTACGTGCGGATCCGGCATCCCAAGGTGTGGCCGCCCGCGGTCTGGACGCTGTTCTCGTTGGGCCTGATCTTTCTCCTGACCGGCCTGCTGCCGGCGACGAGCCAGCCGGCCGCGCGGCCGGACACGGTCCCGACGACGCTTTCGGTGGACTGGCTGTTCCTGCTGCCGTACGTCGGGCTCAAGGTGCTGTCGCCGCTCGTGCTCGTTGCGCTCGCGGTCGTGATCACGGTCTACGGTCTGTACATTCCGTACCAGCTGCCGGAGACCCCGGCCGCGATGGGCATTCGCGACTCGGGCATCGCGCAGGTGATCGACGCGAACTGCACGGGCTGTGAGCTGTGCTACTTCGACTGCCCCTACAACGCCATCGTCATGGTGGCGAGCCCGCATCCGGGCGTGACAAAGGCGGCGCAGGCACGGAAGCTGTTCGCGATCGTGCTGGAGTCGCGGTGCGTGGAGTGCGGCATCTGCGTCGGCGCGTGTCCGTTCGAAGCGCTCGAGCTGCCGCGGCTCCTGGAGCGCGACGTCCAGGAGAAGGTGGTGCAGGCATGCCGGACCTAGAGCGCCCGGCGGCCGCCCCCCAGGCCGCGGCGCCCGCGCCGGGCGCGGGCCGCCGTCCGAAGATCGTCGGGTTCCTCTGCGACTTCGCCGTCGACGCGTCGGCGTTGACGGCGCCGGACGGGACGATGCGCGACGCGCCGAACGTCACGTTGATCAAGGTGCCGTGCTCCGGCTTCGTGCGGCCCTCCTGGCTCGAGTTCGCGCTGCGCAACGGCGCGGAGGGGACGTTTGTCTGCGGCTGCCCGCTCGGCGACTGCTTCAACCGGCTCGGCAACAACCTGATCGGGGACCGCGTGGTGCAGCTGCGGCGCCGGTTCGAGCGGCAGAAGATCCACCCGGACCGGATCGCCTCGATCTACTTCGGCCTGCACGACCAAGAAAGTTTCCTCGGCGCGGTCAAAGCATTCAGCGAGCGCGTCGCGCAATTGCCGGGTCCCGCAGTACCGGCGCCCCGCGCGCCCGGCGGAGGTCCGGCGCGGCCGGCCGCCCCCCCTGCGGGCGGACCCGCCGCCGGCAACCGTGTCGTCGAGACGGGGCAAACCCGGCCGGGTGCGCCGGAACAGGCGCCCCCGCCCGGCACCCAGGAGGGATCGTAATGGCAGAACAGCGTCCCCCGGCGCCCGGAGGTCCCGCGGCGGAGCGGGTGGGCGGTGCGCGCGCCGCGCGGGGCGATCCCGGTCCGCGTCGGTCGCAGAGCGTGATCTACTGGCGGTATCTCATCTTTTGGCTGCTCTTCTTCGGGCTTGTCTACTTCGTCACGCTCTACGGGATCGTCGCCGAAGCCTAACGACTTGGCCGCCGCGGCGCTCGAGGAGATCTACGCGCCCGTCCGGCCCGACCTGGACGCGCTCGAACGCCTCTTTCGCGCGGAGCTGTCGTCCGAAGATCCGTTCGTCGGCCAGCTGGTCACGCACGTGCTCGCGACGCGCGGCAAGATGCTGCGGCCCGCGCTGGCCTGCCTCTCCGCGCGGGCGGCGGGGGACGCCGCCCGGATGCCGGAGCAGGCCGAGGACCGGCTTGGCGCGGCCGG
Proteins encoded in this region:
- a CDS encoding cytochrome b N-terminal domain-containing protein, with product MESVLANLREWLQDRKQHLDLFDETKTALQDNPLYIVGGLVWLSWMVVIVTGIILMVWYIPTTTGAYRSILHLTEDIPFGWLMRGMHKYGADMLVITITIRIYRMYFAGEYKKPGELSWMILFASLVLAMISGITGYALIWNQRAFWAAKTVLTVPTYYDEIPGLGKLGIGHAIAYIFLGGPALGQATLTRFYSIHYGISVVFVILAEIFFYRTRRRRVNLSFFTIGLVLAFLAYVSFDQLAAMGRWANPNRTPLPILSDWYFLALYQVVKYMPPLWAGIAPGLLIGYGMIVPFLDRTKETRPLERPFFFVVGVYALAMFVGFTALIMLNIAVISRDPPIIFAITVVVISLAFIWEMLHRRRKAAARPAPRGQAVRPAAAS
- a CDS encoding hydrogenase iron-sulfur subunit, which codes for MPDLERPAAAPQAAAPAPGAGRRPKIVGFLCDFAVDASALTAPDGTMRDAPNVTLIKVPCSGFVRPSWLEFALRNGAEGTFVCGCPLGDCFNRLGNNLIGDRVVQLRRRFERQKIHPDRIASIYFGLHDQESFLGAVKAFSERVAQLPGPAVPAPRAPGGGPARPAAPPAGGPAAGNRVVETGQTRPGAPEQAPPPGTQEGS
- a CDS encoding cytochrome b N-terminal domain-containing protein, with protein sequence MYSRALARLLDWTLRLDVAINRVYPEDFNPLYYTGGLSNLFLTVLVLSGIFLFLYYIPSFNDAYISVQFITDTVPYGQIIRGIHRYAADGFMIAVLLHFFRNWFTDRFRFSRDEPWISGMMLLLFAGFLGVTGYVLVWDQRSQLLVAMTGRTLGAVPWIGGWLETQWQGSAGVSNLLLPRMLYLHVGPAVMLYILLWWHYVRIRHPKVWPPAVWTLFSLGLIFLLTGLLPATSQPAARPDTVPTTLSVDWLFLLPYVGLKVLSPLVLVALAVVITVYGLYIPYQLPETPAAMGIRDSGIAQVIDANCTGCELCYFDCPYNAIVMVASPHPGVTKAAQARKLFAIVLESRCVECGICVGACPFEALELPRLLERDVQEKVVQACRT